TGGTTGCTTCCTGCCCGAAGTCAGGATTGAAATAAACGATAAGGCGCCGGAGTCAGGCGATGGAAACTCCAAGCCTTCCAACACAGGATGAAAAAGAAACTGATGCACAACCCCAGCGGCACAGCCAGCTGCGGCCGGTACTGCGCGAAAATCCAGGTAGCCAGAACGAATATTAGCAAACTGGCAATGTGGCTATGGATGATAGGCCTGTCACGCCCTTGGGCGTACAAACCATAATGCGGAACCATGCCTAGCGCATATAATACCGTAGCCAGCAGGATCCAGACGAATAAGCCTTGCTGTTCAGCATAGAGCGGCTTACCAAGCCAATCCAACAGGTGACCTATCGCCAGCAATCCAACCATCGCAAAAAGCCCTGAAAGGGCCGCAGTCTGAAGGAGTAGCTTGCGAAAGCTCCGGCGAAACCCGTCGCCATCGGACCGCTGGTACGAACTGATCAAATCAGGGTAAATAAACGCAAATACACCAGCATCAAGGAACGAAATTAGCGCCATGCTGATGCCCGTAAACAGGACATAAGCGCCCAACACCTCCATACCCGCCAATGCTTGAAACCAGTATCGATCCAGTGTGAAGAGGCCTCGAATCGCTAACGTCGCAACCAGGAGCGCAAAGGCTATCTTCAGCCCTTTAATGATCCAAGCCCAATCTACCTCCTGTCGCCATCCGTCGAGCCTCATACGCTTGATTCTGCAAATACCTAGAAGCAGAGCTATCCCCCCACCCACTGCCCAAGCCCCAAATACGACGTTAAGGTCTCGGGCCTCAGGCATGACAAACATCAGCCCAGTGACCAGGACCGCCCAGACTCCTGAGCGAAAAAACAGCATGAGACTGGCATAGAGCTGATCCGACACCGCAACCAACAAACGACCTAGCTCCTGAGTAAGATGCTCGAGTATCAGCAGCGCAAAAAACCAACCGATAACGCTCATCGGCAACAGATCTTCAACAAAGATCAAACTCAACAGTGGCAGGAAAATCGCGTAGAGGAGCACGGTCAAAGCGGCTTGGGCTTTGATCACCCCACCCCATTCCTCGCGACCTCGCTTGAGCAGCTCACGGGTACTGTAGGTATAGAAATCGAAACCCAAGAGATATAAGGAATATCCCACCGTTGCCGTCAGCAAGCCATAGATACCCAGCTCAGCCGGCTCGAGAAATCGGGCAAGAAAAAAGATAAGTAAGAATTTGCTGGCTAACGTCAAGCCGCGAATCGCTACGTTGGACAGTTGCAAGAAGTGATTATTGGACATTAAGTTCAATCAGTTAATATACGGGGCAATCGTCGAGAACCTGGCCTAGCTTGACCTTCAGAACACGGATTGCTTAGTCGGTCACGGTCCAAAACCCATACGCTCGTCAGATTATTTCGGGGCAAGTGCATAATTGTCGGCCATGCCAAATGGAAGCGCAACATGAATGCTTACACATCTTTTGCAACAAGCCACCCTTATAACACAGTCTAAGCTCTCAACAACGCCATCAAGACGCCACTAAACACACCACCTGCACGCTAGCATTCAATATCCAACCTTCGCCCTCCCTTCGGCTATCGACTAGCTGCGCGCTAGCAAAAATCAACATCAAATTCCCAAACGTTAAAAAACCTGTCAGGCAAAAAAAACCAAACAGGTTAATACACATGAGATAGCACCTGGGATTTAGAAATGAAAATGAACCGCAGCCACGTTAAAGCTGGATAGCTTTATCACGACTTATGACATATCTGATCAGAGCAAAAAAACCGCCTATTATCAAGCCCGCAACGAACCCCAACACCAGAATCAAACCCTTCCTCGGTTTAACCGGGCTCTCCGGAACCTCAACACTACCATCCTGGCGATAAACCGAAATAAGCTCAGGATCAATATTCAACTTACGATAAAAGTTATATCGCATTTGCAACGTCCGCAAATCCGATATAAATGCATCATCCGAAGCCCTGGACTCTAACATTTGAATTTCAGCCGCCAACGCCTTACTCCCACGCTGGTAATCCATTTTATTACCCGTATCAACGGTAATATCCACAGCCGCAGACGAATTAATAGTCGGCGTAGTCAGACCAATCGCTTGAGCAATCTTCAGCGCTTCGCGCAACTGCTGAATCCGATCCTCACGCACCCGCTGCGCAGTCTCCCGCAAGCTGGTAATCCGCTGCTCAAGATTACGCGCTCTTACCGAAGCTTCAGTCGTCACGTTCTTGATCAACTCCGACTCCGCAGCCTCGCTGGCCCTTACCACGTAGGCCTTGGCCCATTCAGTCGCCTTCACCGGATCGCCGTTTTGAACGGTCACCGAGAAACGATCCGGCGTATCCTTGCCCGGCCCCTTCACCACCAGCTCGCGCGAGAACCGATCATACAGACGATCGAGAGCGCCCTTTCGCTGCGATTCATCCAGCGAAGGAAGATAAACTTGATTGAAAAAGTTCTGACGAAGAGACTCACCTTGCAAGTTACGAGCAAACACATCGTAAACATGCTTGATGGAATAGGGTTCCAGCTCGGTACTTTTCCCACGCCCATAGTTCAACTCAGCGATCCCATTCTGAGTCGGCGGCATAATAAAAAGCTTTGCTTCATAGACAGGTTTGCTGAGAAACGCGTAAGCAGCGGCACCAGCAGTAACCAAAAGAGTTATGGCGATGATCAACCACTTTTGAGCCCAAAGCCCACGTGCGAGGGCGATCAGGTCGATTTCATCTTCGTCGCGCACTGCAATACGATTATCTTGCATGGATAGCCTCGCTTCCTTTTTTTAGCTTTACGCTTGCGGACACACTGGACGCATTAAAAGGTAAGACGGGCAAGTCCCCGGCGGACACGGCGGTGTTTTTATTTAAATTAAACAAATGCAGCATACCCAAAGTCAGAAATTTGCGGCAGCGATCCTTACTCCAAGACTACAGGGTTCACATTCCATTATTTCAGCCGCCGACCTCTCCCGGCGATCCACGCCAAAAGGGGGCCAATCATCATTCCACAGAGAAGCGCTAGCAAGACAAAAACCGAAACAGGAAGTTGCGGTGCCGACCATCCGAGAAACAACAATGCGACAGGCTGATTGTTTTCAAGCGAGAACAGTACGATAGCCGAAGCCACGAGCACCGCAAGTACGACAAGCGCCAGGCGCCTAAAGTTCCGCATGGGGACCTCTTTTTTTTGGGGCTGTTTCAGACGTCGTCATCCTCATCCTCATTCACCCGGTCTCGCAGCTCTTTGCCCGGCTTGAAGTGAGGTACAAATTTTCCATCGAGGCTGACCGATTGGCCGGTTTTCGGGTTGCGACCCACTCGCGGGGCGCGGTAATGCAGGGAAAAGCTGCCGAACCCACGGATTTCGATACGATCTCCAGTGGCCAGGCATTGGGACATTTGTTCGAGCATGGTCTTGATGGCCAGCTCCACATCCTTGGACGAGAGCAGCCCTTGATGGGTGACAATCCGTTCGATCAACTCCGACTTCGTCATGTTTTTCCCTTCTTTTTCAAGCAGCTAGGAAAATCGCTTCAAAGGTTTTAGCATGCCCGAAGGAATTTGAACAGCCCAACTATTGACATATCTGCCACGCATGCTGGTCGCCCCTTTTCGGTGCGAGCGGACAGAATCCTTCAACTAGCGACACATGACCAGCATTGTTCTCGTCACGTAACCTGCCGGATTGAAGCCGAAAGGATATTGATCCTGGTCCTTGGCGTCATCCGATCGGGTTATTACCTTGTAGCCTTGATCCTTGCACTCCCTGGCGGCGCGCTTGTAGCACTTCTCCCAGCCGGAGCCCAATCCCGAACAGTCGATCTCGATGCCGCTTACACCACGTACCGCGTGGGTCTTGGCGCTCGTCACGCACCCCGCCAACGTCAGCATAATGGCTACCAAAAAGAGCTTGTTCATTCAGATCCTTTCAATAAGAGACAGGCTCCTGCCTCGGATGTTTTTGATTATGTTTCATAACAGAGACAGCCTGATGAAGCGGTTGGTTTCGCCGCGCCCCGAATGATCATGACCACTCCTTGTTCGATCGAGATAAGCCCGAGAAATCGCAGGCACAAAAAAGGGCGACCGAAGTCGCCCTTTTTCTATGGTCTGACAGAACTCAGTTCTGCTTTTCCATCTGTGCACGCAGCAGGTCGCCCAGAGTGGTAGGACCAGCAGCAATGTCAGTGGCTGGCTTGTCGCGCAGGCTCTGGATTGCTTCTTTCTCTTCAGCATCGTCTTTCGACTTGATGGAGAGCTGGATTACGCGGCTCTTGCGGTCAACGCTGATGATCTTGGCTTCTACTTCTTCGCCTTCTTTCAGGACGTTGCGCGCGTCTTCAACGCGGTCACGGCTGATTTCGGAGGCTTTCAGAGTCGCTTCGATATCGTCGGCCAGGGTGATGATGGCGCCTTTGGCGTCAACTTCTTTCACGATGCCCTTAACGATTGCGCCTTTGTCGTTCTCTTGAACGTACTCGGAGAACGGATCGCTTTCCAGTTGCTTGATACCCAGGGAGATGCGCTCGCGCTCAGGGTCAACCGACAGGATAACGGTGTCCAGCTCGTCGCCCTTCTTGAAGCGGCGTACGGCTTCTTCGCCCACTTCGTTCCAGGAGATGTCGGACAGGTGAACCAGGCCGTCGATGCCGCCGTCCAGACCAATGAAGATACCGAAATCGGTGATCGACTTGATGGTGCCGGAGATTTTATCGCCCTTGTTGAACTGGCCAGAGAAGTCTTCCCATGGGTTGGACTTGCACTGCTTGATGCCGAGGGAGATACGACGACGCTCTTCGTCGATGTCCAGGACCATGACTTCCACTTCGTCGCCGACTTGTACGACTTTCGAAGGGTGGATGTTCTTGTTGGTCCAGTCCATTTCGGAAACGTGTACCAGGCCTTCAACGCCTTCTTCCAGCTCAGCGAAGCAGCCGTAGTCAGTCAGGTTGGTAACACGAGCGGTGACGCGGGTGCCTTCTGGGTAACGGGCTTTGATAGCGACCCATGGATCTTCACCCAGTTGCTTGAGGCCCAGGGAAACACGATTGCGCTCGCGATCGTACTTCAGAACCTTGACATCGATCTCGTCGCCAACGTTGACGATTTCCGAAGGATGCTTGATACGCTTCCAGGCCATGTCGGTGATGTGCAGCAGGCCATCGACGCCACCCAGATCGACGAATGCGCCGTAATCGGTGAGGTTCTTGACGATACCCTTGACCTGCTGGCCTTCCTGCAGCGATTCCAGCAGAGCTTCACGCTCGGCGGAGTTCTCGGCTTCCAGGACACTGCGACGGGAAACGACAACGTTGTTGCGCTTCTGGTCCAGCTTGATGACCTTGAATTCCAGCTCTTTGCCTTCCAGGTGCGTGGTGTCGCGCACTGGACGGACGTCAACCAGGGAACCTGGCAGGAACGCACGGATGCCGTTAACGTCGACAGTGAAGCCGCCTTTAACCTTACCGTTGATAACGCCCTTGACCACTTCCTCAGCTGCGAAGGCCGCTTCCAGAACGATCCAGCATTCAGCACGCTTGGCTTTTTCACGGGACAGCTTGGTTTCACCGAAGCCATCTTCAACCGAATCCAACGCTACGTGAACTTCGTCACCAACGTTGATGTTCAGTTCGCCAGCGTCGTTGTAGAACTGCTCAAGCGGGATCAGCGCTTCAGACTTCAGACCAGCGTGAACGGTTACCCAGCGAGCCTGGTAATCGATATCAACGATAACGCCGGTGATGATGGAGCCTGCCTGAAGGTTCAGGGTTTTCAAGCTTTCTTCAAAGAGTTCCGCAAAGCTTTCGCTCATTTTAATTCCTGTTGATTAGGGCGAAGTAAACGCCCATCTCCACACCCCAGACGATGTGGGTTAGTTTCATATATAAGAAGCACCGCAGGACTATGACTGGTCCCCTGCGGAGCTTCCTGGTCACCCGGCGATATCGCGAAGCGCGATCTCGCTCATGATGCGTTGCAACACCTGGTCGATGGACAACTCCGTGGAATCCAGCTGTATCGCATCGGCCGCCGGCTTTAGCGGGGCCACTGCGCGCAGGGTATCACGCTCGTCGCGTGCACGGATCTCATCTAGCAGACTCGACAGACTAACATCCTCGCCTTTGCCCTTCAACTGCAAATATCGGCGACGAGCCCGCTCCTCCGCGCTGGCGGTGAGGAAAATCTTCAATGGCGCATCGGTGAACACCACCGTGCCCATGTCCCGGCCATCCGCCACCAGCCCCGGCGGTTCCTGGAATGCCCGTTGGCGCTGGAGCAATGCCTCGCGCACCGCCGGCAGCGCGGCGACCTGGGAAGCCCCGGCGCCGACGCTTTCGGTGCGAATGACATCACTGACTTCGTCACCTTCGAGGATGATTCGCTGCAACTGGCCATCGGTGGCGGCGATGAATTGCACGTCCAGATGCGCGGCCAGGGCCTTGAGCAGCTCTTCGTTGGTCAGGTCGACGCCATGGTTGGCGGCTGCGAAGGCCAGCAAGCGATACAGGGCACCGGAATCGAGCAGATTCCAGCCCAGTTGCTTGGCCAGCATGCCGGCGATGGTGCCCTTGCCCGATCCGCTTGGGCCATCGATGGTGATGACCGGTGCCTTGATGTTCACGACTGTGCCTCTTGTGCTACTCGAATACCAACCTGCGCGCACAGCGCCAGGAAATTCGGGAACGACGTGGCGACGTTGGCGCAATCATGGATGCGGATCGGCGCGCTGGCGCGCAGGGACGCAACGCTGAACGCCATGGCGATACGGTGGTCGCCGTGCCCATGGACTTCGCCACCGCCAATCTGGCCGCCGTCGATGATGATACCGTCCGGCGTCGGTTCGCACTTGACGCCGAGCGCCAGCAGGCCGTCCGCCATCACCTGGATACGATCGGATTCCTTGACCCGCAGCTCTTCAGCGCCGGTCAGCACGGTGCGGCCTTCTGCGCATGCAGCCGCGACGAACAGCACCGGGAATTCGTCGATCGCCAGGGGAACCAGCGCTTCCGGAATTTCGATACCCTTGAGTTTAGCCGCTCGTACGCGCAAGTCTGCCACCGGCTCGCCGCCCACTTCACGCTGGTTTTCCAGGGTGATGTCGGCGCCCATCAGGCGCAGGATGTCGATGACGCCGGTACGGGTCGGGTTGATGCCGACGTGCTCGAGCACCAGGTCGGAGCCCTCGGCGATCGAGGCCGCCACCAGGAAGAATGCCGACGAGGAAATATCGCCCGGCACTTCGATGTGGGTCGCCGTCAGTTTGTTGCCGGATTCAACGGACGCCGTGGCGCCATCAACGGTGACCGGGTAGCCGAAGCCACGCAGCATGCGTTCGGTGTGGTCGCGGGTCGGGGCCGGCTCGGTGACGGTGGTCTTGCCTTCGGCGTAGAGACCGGCCAGCAGCAGGCAGGATTTCACCTGGGCGCTGGCCATCGGCATGGTGTAGGTCAGGCCCTTGAGCTTGTTGCCACCACGAATGGTCATCGGCGGGCGACCTTCAGCCGCGGTCTCGATCACCGCGCCCATTTCCCGCAACGGGTTGGCGACACGGTTCATTGGACGCTTGGACAGCGAGGCATCACCGGTCAGGGTGCTGTCGAAGTCCTGTGCGGCCAACAGGCCGGACAGCAGGCGCATCGAGGTGCCGGAGTTGCCCAGGTAGATCGGGCCCGGCGCAGGCTTGAGGCCGTGCAGGCCGACACCATGAATCGTCACGCGGCCGTGGTGCGGGCCTTCGATGACCACGCCCATGTCGCGGAACGCTTGCAGCGTCGCCAGGGCATCTTCGCCCTCGAGGAAACCTTCCACCTCGGTCACGCCTTCGGCCAGGGAGCCGAGCATGATCGAGCGGTGGGAAATCGATTTATCGCCCGGTACACGAATCCGCCCACTGAGGGAGCCACCAGGTTGTGCCAGGAAAATCAGATCGTTGGAGTTCATAGCGTCCACATAGGCCCGACGGGCCAGGATTTTACTGAAATGCTCGCGGGCCACCCTGGCGCGTGTGAAAACGCCCAGCAATTGGTGCCCGTCCCCTGCATCGACCGCGTCGCGCAAGGCGTCGAGATCGCTGCGAAATGTATCGAGTGTGCGCAGGACAGCTTCGCGGTTGGCGAGGAAGATGTCGTGCCACATGACCGGGTCGCTACCCGCGATTCTCGTGAAATCGCGGAAACCGCCGGCAGCGTAACGGAAGATCTCAAGATTTTCATTGCGTTTGGCCAATGAATCCACCAGACCGAACGCCAGCAGGTGCGGCAAATGGCTGGTGGCGGCCAATACTTCGTCGTGTCGCTCGACTTGCATGTGCTCGACATCGGCACCCAGCTCGCGCCACAGGCGATCCACCACCGCCAGCGCCGCCGGATCCGTCTGGTCCAACGGCGTCAGAATGACTTTATGGCGACGGAACAGCTCGGCGTTGGATGCCTCTACCCCACTCTGCTCGGAGCCGGCGATCGGATGCCCGGGCACGAAACGCGCAGGCATGCCGCCAAACGCCTCGGTCGCCGCCCGCACCACGTTGCCCTTGGCGCTACCCACATCAGTGAGAATCGCTTGCCCGAGATCCATCCCAGCCAATCGGGCCAGCAGTTTCTCCATGGCCAGGATCGGCACCGCCAGCTGGATAACGTCCGCCCCCTGGCAAGCGAGCAGCAAGTCGTCTTCACAGCGATCGACCACGCCCAGCTCTACAGCAAGCTTGCGCGATTGCGGATCAAGGTCGACCCCGACGACTTCACGGCACAGCCCGCTTTCACGTAGGCCCTTGGCGAACGAGCCGCCAATCAACCCCAGGCCGACCACCACCAGGCGACCGATCATAGGTGCCGCAGGTTGCAGCGAGGTGACATCAACCACGAGCCAGGACCTTGCTCAACGCCTCCAGGAAACGGCTGTTTTCCGCCGGCAGGCCGACGGTGACGCGCAGATGATTGGGCATGCCGTAGTTCGCTACCGGACGGACGATCACGCCTTCGCGCAACAACCCTTGATAGACCGGCGCCGCGACGCGACCTACGTCGACACAAATGAAGTTGCCCTTGGAAGGAATCCAGCCCAGGCCCAACTCACGCAAGCCGGCTTCCAACTGTTGCATGCCGGTTTCGTTCAGGCTACGGCTTTCCGCCAGGTAGGCTTCATCCTGCAATGCGGCGCAAGCGGCCGCCAGGGCGAAGCTGTTGACGTTGAACGGTTGGCGCACGCGGTTCAGGACATCGGCCACCACGGCGGTGGACAGGCCGTAGCCAACCCGCAGCGACGCCAGGCCATAGGCCTTGGAGAAGGTGCGCGACACCAGCAGGTTCGGGTAGGCAGCTAGGAAATCCAGACCGTCAGGCAAATCGCTGCCTTCGGCGTATTCGATGTAGGCCTCGTCCAATACCACCAGCACGTGCTCGGGCACGTCTTGCAGGAAATCGTCCAGGGCCTGGGCGTCGAACCAGGTGCCGGTCGGGTTGTTCGGGTTGGCGATGAAGACCACGCGCGTGTTGGCGTCGATGGCGGCCAACATGGCCGGCAGGTCATGCCCCCAATCCTTGGCTGGAACCACATGAGCATCGGCGCCGACGGCCTGGGTGGCAATCGGATAGACCGCGAACGCGTGCTCGCTGAACACCGCGTTGAGGCCTGGCGCCAAATACGCACGGGCAACCAGCTCGAGAATATCGTTGGAACCGTTACCCAGCGTGACCTGGCTCAGCTCGACGCCGCAGCGTTCGGCCAGCAGGCTTTTCAGCGCAAAGCCGTTGCCATCGGGATAACGGGTCAGCTCAGCCAGCTCGTCGCGGATTGCCGCGAGCGCCTTGGGGCTCGCGCCCAGCGGGTTCTCGTTGCTCGCCAATTTGACGATGCTGGCCGGATCAAGGTCCAGCTCACGAGCCAATTCGTCCACAGGCTTGCCCGGAACGTAAGGCGAGAGTTGTTGCACGCCTGGCTGAGCCAGTGCGAGGAAGTTGCCACTCATTAGCTATCCGCCCTTAAAGAACTGCCTTGGGGTAGGAACCCAGCACCTTGAGTGCCACTGCTTCCTGACTGATTTTCTCCAGCACACCTTTTACCAGCGGATCGCGGTGGTGGCCGACGAAATCGATGAAGAACACGTAGGTCCATTTACCGCTGCGCGACGGACGGGTCTCGATGCGTGTCAGATCGATACCGTTGTCGTGGAACGGCACCAACAGTTCATGAAGCGCGCCGGGCTTGTTGCTCATGGAGACGATGATCGAGGTCTTGTCGTCGCCGGTTGGCGGTACTTCCTGGCTGCCGATCATCAGGAACCGCGTGGAGTTGTCCGGACGGTCCTCGATTTTTTCGGCCAGGCGCGTCAAGCCGTAGAGGCCCGCCGCCATGTCACCGGCGATGGCCGCCGAGTTCCACTCACCCTTGACCCGCTTGGCCGCCTCGGCGTTGCTCGATACCGCGACGCGCTCGACGTTCGGGTAATGGGCGTCCAGCCACTTGCGGCACTGGGCCAGGGACTGGGCGTGGGAGTAGATCCGGCTGATGCTGTCGGTCTTGGTGTTCTCGCCCACCAGCAGGTGATGGTGGATGCGCAGCTCGACTTCGCCACAGATCACCATGTCGTGCTCGAGGAAGCTGTCCAGCGTGTGGTTGACCGCGCCTTCGGTGGAGTTCTCCACCGGCACCACGCCGAAATTCACCGCGCCGGCGGCTACTTCACGGAAGACTTCGTCGATGGCCGCCATCGGTTTGCTGATCACGGCGTGGCCGAAGTGCTTCATGGCCGCAGCCTGGGTGAAAGTGCCTTCCGGCCCCAGGTAGGCGACTTTCAGCGGCTGCTCGAGGGCCAGGCAGGAAGACATGATTTCGCGGAACAAGCGCGCCATCTCTTCGTTGCCCAGCGGTCCCTTGTTGCGCTCCATGACACGCTTGAGCACCTGCGCTTCACGCTCGGGGCGATAGAACACCGGGACTTCGCCTTCGGCCAGGGAAGCCATCTTCACCCGGGCGACTTCCTGGGCGCAGCGCGCGCGCTCGCTGATCAGTTCCAGGACTTTTTCGTCCAGGGCATCGATGCGCAGGCGCAGCGCCTTGAGTTCTTGCTCAGACATCAGCCGTGTTCCTTCTCGAACTCTGCCATGTAGGCGACCAGCGCATTGACGGCGTTGATGTCCACGGCGTTGTAGATGGAGGCGCGCATGCCACCGACCGAACGGTGACCCTTGAGGTTCAGCAGGCCGCGCTCGTCGGCGCCGGCCAGGAACGGCTTGTCGAGACGGTCGTCGGCCAGGCGGAACGGGACGTTCATCCACGAGCGGTCGGACTTGTTGATCGGGTTGCTGTAGAGGCCGCTGGCGTCGATGAAGTCATACAGCGTGCGCTGCTTCACTTCGTTGAGCTTGCCGATGGCTTCGACACCGCCCTGCTCTTTCAGCCACTCGAACACCAGTCCCGACAGGTACCAGGCCAGGGTTGGCGGGGTGTTGTACATCGAGCCGTTATCGGCCGCGACCTTGTAGTTGAGCATGGTCGGGCACAGGGAACGGGCGCGGTCGAGCAGGTCTTCGCGAATGATCGCGACCAGGATGCCGCTCGGGCCAATGTTCTTCTGGGCGCCGGCGTAGATCATGCCGAAACGGGAAATGTCCACCGGGCGCGAAAGAATGTCCGAGGACATATCGGCCACCAGCGGCACGTCACCGGTTTCCGGGATCCAGTTGAATTCCAGGCCACCGATGGTTTCGTTCGGCGCGTAGTGAACGTAGGCAGCGTCGCTGGACAGGTTCCATTCGTTCTGGCCAGGAATGGCGAAATAGTCGTAGGGCTTGGCGGTAGCCGCCACGTTGACGTGACCGTAGCGCGACGCTTCTTCGATGGCTTTCTGCGACCAGATGCCGGTGTCGATGTAGTCGGCCTTGCCGTTTTCCGGCAGCAGGTTCAGCGGGATCTGGGCGAACTGCTGGCTGGCGCCGCCCTGCAGGAACAGCACTTTATAGTTGGACGGGATGTTCAGCAGATCACGCAGGTCCTGCTCGGCCTTGGTGGCGATGGACACGAACTCATCGCTGCGATGGCTCATTTCCATGACCGACAGGCCCTTGCCGTGCCAGTCGAGAAGTTCACCCTGGGCGCGCTTCAGGACCGCTTCAGGAAGCGCCGCCGGGCCGGCACAGAAGTTATAGGCTCTCTTGCTCACATCCAATCTCGCTCTGATCTGGTGGTCACTTAAATCTTTTGGTCTGCACCGCCCCCACAGGGATTACCACTCATTTAAGGCATGTAGGAATCCGCGGCGAGGGAGCTTGCTCCCGCTGGGCTGCGCAGCGGCCCCTCTTTTTTGTGAGCGCTTCGCACTCAAGCGGGAGCAAGCTCCCTCGCCACAATAATTCCAACAAGCCTCAAGAGAGCGGCAGTCCCCACGGGGATGGTGCAGTGTCGCAAATTTTCAAACGGAACAAACAACAAGGGGGCGAATCTTCATCCGCCCCCTGTGTGTCCGCTTAGTCCTGCGGTTCTTCTTCGTCTGCGGCAGCGTCGAGTGGTTGATCGCCGACGGTGTCGTCGACATCGGCACCGAGGGTGCCATCGAACGCTACACCTTCTTCGCCTTCTTCGCCTTCCAGCTCCTCGCCTTCGACTTCCGACGGTTCCTGGACGCGCTCAAGCCCGACCAGTTTTTCGTCTTTGGCGAGTTTGATCAGCGTCACGCCCTGAGTGTTACGGCCCAGGCTCGACACTTCGTCGACCCGCGTACGCACCAACGTGCCCTGGTCGGAAATCAGCATGATCTCCTCGCCATCGAGCACCTGGACAGCACCGACCAGGCGACCGTTACGCTCGTTGCTGACCATGGCGATCACGCCCTGGCCGCCACGCTTGTACTCGGGGAACTCGCTGATGGCGGTACGCTTGCCGTAGCCACGCTCGGAAGCAGTGAGGATCTGGCTGCCTTCTTCCGGGATCAGCATGGAAATCAGCTTCTGCCCTTCCGGCAGGCGCATGCCGCGCACACCGCGGGCGGTACGGCCCATGGCGCGAACGTCGGATTCCTTGAAACGCGTGACCTTGCCACCATCGGAGAACAGCATGACTTCGCGCTCGCCGTCAGTGATGGCGGCGGAAATCAGCACGTCGCCTTCGTCCAGTTCCAGGGCGATCAGGCCGACGCTGCGCTGGCGGCTGAAGGATTCCAGCGGGGTCTTCTTCACGGTGCCGTTGGCGGTTGCCATGAAGATGTAGTGACCTTCGGTGTATTCCTCCACCGGCAGCATGGTGGTGATGCATTCACCATCATCCAGCGGCAACAGGTT
This genomic interval from Pseudomonas alvandae contains the following:
- the serC gene encoding 3-phosphoserine/phosphohydroxythreonine transaminase — its product is MSKRAYNFCAGPAALPEAVLKRAQGELLDWHGKGLSVMEMSHRSDEFVSIATKAEQDLRDLLNIPSNYKVLFLQGGASQQFAQIPLNLLPENGKADYIDTGIWSQKAIEEASRYGHVNVAATAKPYDYFAIPGQNEWNLSSDAAYVHYAPNETIGGLEFNWIPETGDVPLVADMSSDILSRPVDISRFGMIYAGAQKNIGPSGILVAIIREDLLDRARSLCPTMLNYKVAADNGSMYNTPPTLAWYLSGLVFEWLKEQGGVEAIGKLNEVKQRTLYDFIDASGLYSNPINKSDRSWMNVPFRLADDRLDKPFLAGADERGLLNLKGHRSVGGMRASIYNAVDINAVNALVAYMAEFEKEHG
- a CDS encoding bifunctional prephenate dehydrogenase/3-phosphoshikimate 1-carboxyvinyltransferase, coding for MIGRLVVVGLGLIGGSFAKGLRESGLCREVVGVDLDPQSRKLAVELGVVDRCEDDLLLACQGADVIQLAVPILAMEKLLARLAGMDLGQAILTDVGSAKGNVVRAATEAFGGMPARFVPGHPIAGSEQSGVEASNAELFRRHKVILTPLDQTDPAALAVVDRLWRELGADVEHMQVERHDEVLAATSHLPHLLAFGLVDSLAKRNENLEIFRYAAGGFRDFTRIAGSDPVMWHDIFLANREAVLRTLDTFRSDLDALRDAVDAGDGHQLLGVFTRARVAREHFSKILARRAYVDAMNSNDLIFLAQPGGSLSGRIRVPGDKSISHRSIMLGSLAEGVTEVEGFLEGEDALATLQAFRDMGVVIEGPHHGRVTIHGVGLHGLKPAPGPIYLGNSGTSMRLLSGLLAAQDFDSTLTGDASLSKRPMNRVANPLREMGAVIETAAEGRPPMTIRGGNKLKGLTYTMPMASAQVKSCLLLAGLYAEGKTTVTEPAPTRDHTERMLRGFGYPVTVDGATASVESGNKLTATHIEVPGDISSSAFFLVAASIAEGSDLVLEHVGINPTRTGVIDILRLMGADITLENQREVGGEPVADLRVRAAKLKGIEIPEALVPLAIDEFPVLFVAAACAEGRTVLTGAEELRVKESDRIQVMADGLLALGVKCEPTPDGIIIDGGQIGGGEVHGHGDHRIAMAFSVASLRASAPIRIHDCANVATSFPNFLALCAQVGIRVAQEAQS
- the pheA gene encoding prephenate dehydratase; this translates as MSEQELKALRLRIDALDEKVLELISERARCAQEVARVKMASLAEGEVPVFYRPEREAQVLKRVMERNKGPLGNEEMARLFREIMSSCLALEQPLKVAYLGPEGTFTQAAAMKHFGHAVISKPMAAIDEVFREVAAGAVNFGVVPVENSTEGAVNHTLDSFLEHDMVICGEVELRIHHHLLVGENTKTDSISRIYSHAQSLAQCRKWLDAHYPNVERVAVSSNAEAAKRVKGEWNSAAIAGDMAAGLYGLTRLAEKIEDRPDNSTRFLMIGSQEVPPTGDDKTSIIVSMSNKPGALHELLVPFHDNGIDLTRIETRPSRSGKWTYVFFIDFVGHHRDPLVKGVLEKISQEAVALKVLGSYPKAVL
- the hisC gene encoding histidinol-phosphate transaminase, with product MSGNFLALAQPGVQQLSPYVPGKPVDELARELDLDPASIVKLASNENPLGASPKALAAIRDELAELTRYPDGNGFALKSLLAERCGVELSQVTLGNGSNDILELVARAYLAPGLNAVFSEHAFAVYPIATQAVGADAHVVPAKDWGHDLPAMLAAIDANTRVVFIANPNNPTGTWFDAQALDDFLQDVPEHVLVVLDEAYIEYAEGSDLPDGLDFLAAYPNLLVSRTFSKAYGLASLRVGYGLSTAVVADVLNRVRQPFNVNSFALAAACAALQDEAYLAESRSLNETGMQQLEAGLRELGLGWIPSKGNFICVDVGRVAAPVYQGLLREGVIVRPVANYGMPNHLRVTVGLPAENSRFLEALSKVLARG